The DNA window CACAACCATGTTTGGCGACAAACACAAACTCATTACGGCCCTTGCTGGCGTCGAGTCTTCGGCCATTACCGATGATCAGCTCAACGCAATCAATGCTAACCTGGATGCTCAGAACATCAAAGGTATTCGCGTCATCTCACAAGGCTATTTGGACGAGATGACAACTAGTGCTACAGCGCTGACGACCGCTCAGGAGCAGGTGTCGAAGCTGACCCAGGAGCGTGACCAGCTGCAATCAAAGGTCAACGAATACGGCTCGCAGCCTGGCGTGCTGGGTACGACCTCGCAGAAAACCGAAGAGCCACAGGTAGCGGCCGGCGATGACGAAGAAGTCATCTCGGAAACCGACGCCAAACTGCGCTCGATGGCCTCCCTGAAGGGCAAATAACCTGATCGATCATCGACCGCCTTAGGCGGTCGATGATCGCAATTCTTACTCCGTAACTTCCTTAATCTCACAATTGTGGCAAAGACCCAAACCGATCTGCAAGCGATTGCCGGCTACGCTGGCGAATACGCAGAAACGATTATTCTGGCCGTCATGCAGGCGCTCGACATCACCAAGGATGTCTCGGTGCTGACGAACCTGAAGACATCAACCATCCTACCAAAATACGTTGCCAGCGAGGGGCTGCGGCCGTACAGTTCGGCTGTAAAAACGCCGAAAGGTCAGTCGGGTACGTTCAGCGCGCGTCGCATCGACCCACGTACGGCGATGAAGATTCTGGATATCATTCCGGAAGAATTCCGTGATACGTACCTGGCTCGTGGTCTGGCTGCCAACGCCAAAGATTACCCACAGGGCTTCGGTCAGTACTTCTGGCTGGCACAAATTCTCAAAATCGCGGAAGAGATCAACGACAACATCTACCTGTCGATTGACCCCAAAACGGTTGCGCCATTCGATGCTACGGTGAACTACACCGTCGGAAGCAAAGTGTTCTTCGAGGAGAACTACTACCAGGTCGTAACGGCGACGACTGCTGGCCAGACGCCTACGAGCGTTCCTGCATCGTTTCTGGACATCAACAACAAATGCCTGGGTATCGGATTCGGTACCATCATCGCGCAGGAATACAACAGCCTTCCCGCTGCTAACCGTATTGCTACGGGCATTATCACCGATACCAATGCTTTCGACAAGGTATCGGGTATGTACAAAGCCATGCCGTCGAAAAAGCAGGCGTTGGGCGGTACCGCGTTTGTGTCGTACAACACCTACCAGAACTACCAGAGCAGCCTGCTCAACAAGTTCACTAATGGTACCTCGGCGTATGAAGTGCCCGGCAAACCCGGTATGCTGATTTTCGGCTCAGACGGTAAGTGGAACGTGCAGGCGGCCTCGTGGATGGGCAATTCGGGCCGGATCATCATGACCCAGCCGAAGAAAAACATGTTCATGGGCACCGACCAGCTGCCTGACCTGACGACGGTTGGTAACATGATCCCCCACATCCACGGCTTCCTGGCCAAGTTCCAGATGATTCTGGCCTGCCAGTTCGCCGATATGGATACGCTGTTCGTAAACGACCAGGCGTAATTCGACTTAACCCAGACTATTCTTCAACCCTGACGATTGGATGCCCGCGATAGGTGGGCATCCAATCATTCAAACAGACTTACTACTGTGGAACTCACTAAGGAACAGGAGGAAATAGAAGCCCTCAAATTACAACTGAAAGCGGCTAACGAAGCCAAAGAAGCCAGCGCCCGTCAAGTACTCGAGGCCGGTGAAGTGGTGCAGGATCTCAAGAAGCAATTGGCTGAGAAGCCTGCTGCTGACGAGGAAAAGACGTATGGCAAGGTCACTGTCGGCAAAGCGACGTATGATCTGGTCGTTCCTTCCTTCAACTACCTGGGTGAAATCGTCACCATCGACGTGCTCAACCAGAAGTCGAAACTCGCTGAGCAGCTGGTGAAGGACGGCGTATCGTTCCTGCAAAAAGCTGAGTAGTTCAATCCATTCAGGTTAGACCGGTCGACAGACCGGTTTAACCGCTTCACTCCGTAACGACCCCAACAATGGACTACACAAACCTTCTCGGCCCCGATGGTACCGAGAACAATATGGGGGTACCGAGCTGTTTTTCTATTTGATCTCGCACTCAAATATTAAAACGTTCGGCACGCCACCAGCCAACCCGGCTACGCCAGCTGATGCCTACGTGATTACAACTCCTCACGTGTGCAACACCGGAAAGAACTTCACTCAGGTCTACTGTACGCCCGATACCTCAGAACTGGAGGGCGGAATGAACGGCGAAATTGACGGCCGTAGCTTCAAAGTGACCTTCAAATTTTTCTATCCGGGTTCGAAGAAAGAGCTATTCGCCTTCAAGAACCGGGTTAAAAACGACAAGTTCGTTCTGGAGGTGCCGCTGTCTGACGGGACAATTATCCAGATCGGGTCGGCCAAATTTCCGGCCTACATCGCCCCCAGCTTTAAATCGGAAAAGATGTCAGGCCGTGGTAAAGGAGCGGAGTTCGAGGTTACGTGCTGGATGCCGGATATGCTGATTTACAGCGCAGCCATCCCGCTCACGCCAGCGGTTTAACCAACCTCAGCCATGCCGAAAGAAACAACTAAGGCGGCTTCCACCAAAGGCATTGTCGGTCTGCTAGCGACCGACTCGATGCTGATCAGGTTCGCCGGGCGTGATTACGACCTGGCGAACCTATCGGCCGACGATGAGGCATACCTGCGTCAGTTTCCCGACCAGGTGCCCTATCTGCAAAAACCATTAGACGTGAGCAACCCTGCCAACGACTAGTACTGTGGAACGCCGATAAGAAGCCTGCCGATTGGCGGGCTTCTTTCTTTCAACCCTAACGCACTCATGCAACCTACGCTACTCGAACAACTGGCCGCCTGGCTTGACAACCGCGTCTACGACGTCGGGGTATTGCTGTATCAGCAGATCCACGGCGACGGGTTCATGCTGTCGATGCTGAAGGGCGGTGCCGACGACTATAACCGGAAGAAACTCACCGACGCCCTACAGACTCATCACGATCAGCTGAGTGCGGCAGAAACCGCCCTGGTCGAAAGCTACCCCGAGTCGCTGACCGGTGATCTGGAGCGGGGTAAGATCCTGATGGATGAGCGTACTGCGCTGAAGGAGCGAATGCGGTACATGGCCGATCAGGGCATCACCAAAGGCGAAGACCTCAAACGCCTGGCGTACCGGGTGCTGACCATCCGGGATGATCTCGGTACCATCTACGGCCGTAAGGAATTCTTCCGCCAGCATGGCTACATGCCAGACGCGCCGGCCGTCGACCCGGCCATCACGGAAGCCGCGCTGATGAAGCGGCTTTTGTCGGTTCGGACCTACATCAGCAAAGAAACCCGGCGGCTCGCGCAGCTGACCGCTGACGACCCGAAACGACCCAAATACGAGCAGAAACTACGGGCATTCACCAGTGAGGCCGAGCAGCTTAAGCAGCAGCTGGCAACGCTGACTAATAACCCATACGATAATGTCACTATTCTCGACTAGCGAGGCCCACGACTATGCCAAACCCCAACACGACAAAGCTGCCGTGTGCAGCAGTGTTGAGCAACATTCGAATACGCTCCTTGGTCGAGTTTCGGATGCTGTCGACGCAGTGTTCCCACCGCTCGAGCGGGGAAACACCTACCACTACGCCAGTGCCGGCCTGTGGAGCACGCACGACCTCCTGTTGCACATCCTGCGCCAGACCGGCCCGGCCCGGATCTGGATTGCCACCTGGTCAATGACCGAGGATGCCTGCCGCGTGCTCGTGCAGGGCATTCAGGAGGGTATCATTCAGGATCTGCGGCTACTCATCGACTCACGGGTAATTACTCGCAATGCGAGCGCCTATGCGTTTGTCTCTTCTCATGCCGAAAAGACTCGGATTACCGCCTGTCACGCGAAAGTGACGGTGATCGAGAACGACGCCTGGGCTGTGTCGATGGTCGGCTCAGCAAACTACACGAATAACCCCCGGATCGAAGCCGGTGTGGTCACCGAGAGCCGCCCGGTTGCGGCTTTTCACCGCGACTGGATCGACCGCGAAATGGAGAAAGCCAAGCCTTTTGGCGAAACCCTCAAACTCTTACGATGAAACTAACGGCTGAACAGCTGACCGAACTGGAGAGTCTGGCCAGCTACTTTTTCACTCCCGACGAATGCGCTATTGTACTGTCGATATCCACCGACGATCTGGAAATCGCACTGGAAGACGACACGCACCCGGCCTACAAAGCCTATCAGCGCGGCAAACTCAAATCGAAACTGGAGCTACGGAAATCAATCCTGACGCTGGCCAAGCAGGGTTCGTCGCCCGCGCAGACGATGGCCCTTCGCCTGCTCGATGAATCGGAATCACTCGATTAACCCACCGACATGAACACTGACGTAGGATTTCTTGACCCCGACGTACCGAGCCGCCACGACGATAAGTTCGACGCCATCGTTCGGTGGTACAACGATGACCGGGATATGGACGACCCGGCCCGGCGACAGCTGAGCAAATCACTCCAGGAGCAGTACGAGCGGTGGCAGTACATCTATTCCATCCTGACGCTGCCCAAAATCCGGTTTAAATCGGATACCATGCTGGTAAAGCGGCTCAAAGAGAAGTGGCCGACGCTGTCGGATCGGGTGCTACGCTACGCCATTGCCGACACGCGCCGGTTCTACGCGCAGCTGGAGCAGCCTGTTCTCGACTGGGAGCGGGTTATGCTCATTACCAATATGAAACGGGCGATGGAGCGGGCGGAAAAGAAAGGTGATTTCAAATCGCTGGGAGCCATGTTCGGGCATTATATCAAGCTCATTGGTGCTGATAAGCCGCAGACGCCCGTCGACAACCGCACGATTATCAACTTCATCAACTTCAACCCGGAACAACTGGGAGGGAAGCAGATCCCGGATGATAAGCTGGAGGCACTTATTGCCCAGATGCAGGCCAGCGATCGTAAAAAACAACAAGCCCTTTTTGACGACTTCGAGGATGTCTCAGCTGCCTGATCGTTACCAGATGGGGTCATTGCTGAGCGATGATCTCGATACAGCCGTAAAACTGGCGCAGGTTCCCCTCGACCCGCGTAAGTTGAGCGATGACGTAAAAATTGAGTCCAAACACTTCAATAAACCCCAGATCCGCTCTATGTCGGTTGGGGCCAATGAAGAATATGCAGTCTGGGGTCGGGGTACCGGTAAATCGGAAGGGCTTATTGCCCCGCGTTCGTTTCGAAACGTCGACGTGATGCCCAGGGCGCACGGTTGTTTCGCTGGTTCGACCTACCTGCAATTGCTGGAGCGGACGCTGCCCCCCGTGATCAAAGGCTGGGAACAGATGGGCTGGCAGCGCGGCCGTGACTTCTGGATTCGGGAGCGACCACCCAAGCACCTGAACATTCCGACGCCGATTGTTGGCCCTGTCGTTTCGGATCACTGTATTTTCTTTAAAAACGGCGCGGTGGCGTCGATGGTGTCGCAGGATCGGCCGGGTTCGGCCAACGGTAAAACGGTGCATTGGATCGTCGGTGACGAAGCGAAGTTCCTGGATAAAGCGAAGCTCGACAACGAACTGTTGATGACCAACCGGGGCGACGAACGCTATTTCGGGGGCATTCCGGAGTTTCACAGCCTGCTTTTCTGCACCGATATGCCCACATCGAAGGCCGCGATGTGGATACTCGAGGAGGAGAAGCGGATGGATCGGCAGCGGGTCGAACTGCTGCTGAGCATCCGGGTAAAGATCTATGAGTTGTATGGTCAGCTGATCGCTCACCCCAGCAAGCGGGTGTCGATCATGAAGGCCATTCAGAAAAAGCAGGCCGAGTGGGATAGCATCCGGGCTAAATGCGTGTTTTTCTCGGAAGCATCGACGCTTGACAACATTCACGGCTTCGGAGCGGACAACATCCGACGGCTGCGCGAGAAGCTGCCCGCGTTCATCTTCAACACGGCTATTCTGAATCAGCGGCCGTTCCTGACCGAAAACGCGTTCTATCCGGATCTGGACGAACACCACTTCTACGACAAGGAAGATCACGCCTACATCAACAGCTTCAATATTGAGGATTTCGGTAAGGGGCTGTTCAATGATTCGCGCAAAGATGCCGACGTCGACAAATACCGGCCGCTCGATATTGGTATTGACAACGGTGCATCGATCAACGCACTGCTGGTAGGGCAGCCCCACGGCCGCACCTATCGCATTCTGAAGGAACTGTACGTATTGCACCCTGAGCGGGTTGTCGATCTGGCTAGGGCATTCTGCGAATACTACCGTTACCATCCCTGCAAAGAGGTCAATTACTTCTATGACCATACGGCGATCGGTACATCGGCCGTAAGTAACGCATCCCCAGCCGAGGTATTCATCGACTACCTGATGGAAGCAGGCTGGATCGTACACCGTCATTTTATTGGAGCTACGCTCGATCCTGAATGGCGGTATGAACTGTGGGGTATGTGCCTGCGGGGTGGTGGTGATCGGCTGTTCAAGATTGCCATGAATCGGCACAACTGCGAGTATGTACGCATCTCGATGCAGTCTACCCAGATTGCCCAGGGCACGACCGGCTTTCGCAAGAACAAGAATGATGAGAAGAACAGTGAGCTGGACCAACGGACAACCACCCACTTCAGCGATGCAATCGACACCCTGCTAGTAGGGGCACACATGGTACATCGCTTCGAAGATCCTGTTGCCTTCAAATCCATATTCATGAATTAAGCAGCCCAGTAGGGTAGGGCAGTAGCGGCCCGGTCAGATCTGACCGGGCCGCTTCGTTTTTGTCCTATAAATTCGGACAGTGTTCGTGTAGGGCATTTGGTGACGTATATACATACACGTTAATTGAATGGGTGTATGTGTAGGGCACTCGCTGGTACCCAGCGGTAAACGGCCGGTGTGTTGTTGATGCAAACCAAATCGGATGCTGTGTGTGTAGGGCACCTGCCGGTGCCCAGCGTGGCCCAGCCCCAGCGCGGCCAGACGCGCACACGTGCCCGCAGACAGGCTAACGAGTCGTGCCAGTAGTCAACGCAGTAGCCTCTCGACGGCCCCGCAGACGCACCCAGACGCGCCCAGAATGCGGGTTCTCGACCCCTCCGACCCCGCCAAAATTATCGCCCCCACCCCCCCCTCGGCAATTGCTTTTTTGGTCTGTGCGTGGCATGGGGGGGGTAAACCCCGGACGCGGAGCGTTCACCAGCGGAAACCGGTCAAGTGTCTGAAAAACAGTAGTTTAGACTGTTTTTAAATTGCAAAAATACTTACAATGCCGTTGCAAATTTACGACGGTTTGCGTACCTTTAATACATGGAAATCAAGCAGATAACCAGTTAAAAACACAAAAAAGCAACTTTTATGGAAGGTACAAAACGCGACCACTTCGCAGAGGTCACCGGGAAAATTATTGCCCAATTGGAACAGGGTATCGTACCGTGGCATCAGCCGTGGGGCTTCTGCGAACCCGCACAAAATCACTTCACCGGCCACCGCTACCGCGGTATCAATTCGCTACTGATGCTGATGGAGGACTATAAAACGCCCTACTTCGCGACCATCAAGCAGATTAACGAAGCCGGTGGGCGCGTCAAGAAGGGAAGCAAATCGACACAGGTTTATTTTCACGACTGTATTTACAAGGACAAAAACGGCGCACGGCTAACCCCCGACGTTGCTTTACCCCGCATCAAAGCCGGTGATTCGACCGTCAGAAAGTACCCGTTTATTCGCCTGTTTCCGGTGTTTAATATGGATTCGGTGGAAGGGTGCCCCGTTAAGTCAGCCATACGCCGGAGCGAAACCGATAACCACGAGATAGCGGTCTGTGCGGACTTCGTTACCGCCCTGAATTTGGGCAACCAGTTGCGCCACGCCAACGTTGACGAAGCCTTTTTTCACAAAAAGGATGATTACGTGCAGATGCCCCCGCTGGACGTGTTCCGCAGTTCGGAATTGTACTACGGTGTTTTGTTCCACGAGCTGACCCACTGGACGGGACACGCCGACCGGTTGAATCGAAAGACGTTGACCGAAGCCCTGAAATTTGGCGACACCAATTACTCACTGGAAGAACTGACCGCCGAACTCGGCAGTACGTTTCTGTGCAATACGTTCGGTATTGATACGCCCGACACCCTACAGAACCAAGCCGCCTACATTGCCAACTGGCTGGGCGTGCTCAAAAAGAACAGCCGCTTTATCTGGGATGCCGCCAGCGACGCACAGGCCGCATTTACGTACCTGATCGACCGCGCAGGTACTTATTAGTCAACTCAATTTATCGGAGTCCCTACCGGTCGTTTTTCGCCCGACAGGACAACTACGCCCAATCCTCAGCATTACCCAGTTTTCAATACATCAATCCATCAAAAACCAGTCAAATCCAATGAAAACCACCCCACAAGTTACCCCCGCGAACACCAACACCACCACCGACAACCAGAACGCCAAAGGCAGTACCGGTAAGTTCACCGTTACCCCCGCCGAACCCGTTGCCCTGAGTGATCTACTGAAACAGGCCCACGCCGACACTGCCGCGAAAGCCGCCGATGTGGTCGAGCCGAAACCCTACCCCGTTCAGGCCCAGCCAGAGCCAGCCAAACCCGAAGCTACCGCCACCGCCCCGGAGCCAGCCAAAGCCCCAGCCCAGCCAGAGCCGCAGAAGCCAGCCGCCCCCGTTCGGAGCCGTGGCGAAGAAATCGAGTTTCAGATTGCCAAGTCGGGCAAACTACAACTGATAAACAACCAACTGCAAAGCCTGAAAGCCAAGCAGAACGAGTTAAACCAGTTCAGTTTCGCCGTTAGTAAGGACGAGGACTACCGCTATGGCCGGTTAGTGATCTTTGACGATAACAACCGCGAATTCCAGTGCAAAAACCACGGCCTAGCCGCCCTGATCGTGGAGCACCTGAAAGGCTTGTTCGAGCAGAAGGTGGAAGAGAAAGAAAGCGAACTGTTAGCGGTTTCGCGTTCGTGAGTGAATTTGACACGCTGATCGTGGACGAGTTGCGCCGGGAATTTCGGCGCACTCGTCCCCCGGCGAAGGTCATCACCGACCAGTATATAGCCGGTATTTTTCGCGTCACCAGCCGCCAGCCGCCCCGCATAGGCTACCGGGTTTTCTGGTACCCATCCAGTCTACTGCATCCCGATTCGACTGTTTACGAGGATACCCAATTTGATTTAATCGAACCCCTACCGTTATGAGTCTACGCCCCCAGGACGCCACCACTATTTATTCCGTGGGTGAAATCAGCGTCAGCTACAAAACCAACAGTAACCCCAAGTTAGCGC is part of the Spirosoma rhododendri genome and encodes:
- a CDS encoding phospholipase D-like domain-containing protein — its product is MFPPLERGNTYHYASAGLWSTHDLLLHILRQTGPARIWIATWSMTEDACRVLVQGIQEGIIQDLRLLIDSRVITRNASAYAFVSSHAEKTRITACHAKVTVIENDAWAVSMVGSANYTNNPRIEAGVVTESRPVAAFHRDWIDREMEKAKPFGETLKLLR
- a CDS encoding ArdC family protein, with the protein product MEGTKRDHFAEVTGKIIAQLEQGIVPWHQPWGFCEPAQNHFTGHRYRGINSLLMLMEDYKTPYFATIKQINEAGGRVKKGSKSTQVYFHDCIYKDKNGARLTPDVALPRIKAGDSTVRKYPFIRLFPVFNMDSVEGCPVKSAIRRSETDNHEIAVCADFVTALNLGNQLRHANVDEAFFHKKDDYVQMPPLDVFRSSELYYGVLFHELTHWTGHADRLNRKTLTEALKFGDTNYSLEELTAELGSTFLCNTFGIDTPDTLQNQAAYIANWLGVLKKNSRFIWDAASDAQAAFTYLIDRAGTY